CATTTTTATTATTCACCTCATTATACTCACGGTAAAATAACTTTATCTTATGATATTAAAATCGTAAGTAATTCAAAACTGTTTTGTGAATGGAGAGATTGGCGAAACTCTTCATATATTTCCGGCCCATCTATTTCAATTGCTGATGGAATTATTAAATTCGGCAATAATGAAAATTTGACACTTCCCTTGACCAAATGGATCCACATTGAAATGTCCGCAAACATAGGAAAATCTTTCCAAGGTAATTGGGATTTAATTATTGTTCTTCCTGGTAATGATAAAAAAGTTTTTAAAAATATATTATGTCAGAACAAGAATTTCAGTGACCTTACATGGCTTGGTTTTGGTAGTACAGCTGAATACAAAACTGTTTTTTACATTGATAATCTAAAATTGTCAGCAACTGAAAATGAAAAATAGTTACTTAACTTTTCTCAGAAATATAATTATGTATTCTACCAAACCGGGAATACACTAAGATATTTAGCCTCAAAAGGCTAGAAAAAATTTATGAAACAGAAAAAGATTTTTTTGCCACACCTAATTAGAAGAAGCTAACATAGAAACCATAAATTTATTGAAGAAAAGCTAGTATTAGAAATATTCTTCGGCGATTAAATCCTTATGACAGAATTGGATAAACCTGTTGGCCATTGTAATAGTACCAAGTAATATACAATTTATTAACTTTTCTAACAGAAACACGAATATAGCTAGTATAATAATTTTTACTATGAACAATATGATTAATTCTCAGTTTTATGGAACTAAAGAAGTAACACCCTATAATATTGCATCCAATATTTTTCAACTATTCAAATGATTGTTACTATGTCCTTTTAATCTTTTTACTCACTTTTACCTCGGGATATTTAAAAACAATTTTAATAGAATTCATTTTATTTTACACAAACTAGTATTGTTTTTAATGTAATTAATAATATATATTCGAATCATTAAGGTAATTTTAGTTTTTTATCAGGGACAAATTATGGTGCCTGATATTAATCGAAAGGAAATACAGTATGTTTAAGTACAATTATGTAGCAGATCTGATTGATAGATTAGTCAAAAATGTTGATTATCCAATGCAAGTAGAGTTTCATCCGGGCCCTGACTGCGGTTTTATTCATTGTAGATATTGTTATGGTAAATTGCAAAAAGCTAATGAAGGATTGCTTACAATAGAAGATTATTCAAAGTTATTAGATGACTTAAAAGGTCGAACAAATTTAATAGATATTTCTGGTATAACTACTGATCCTATTAGCTATCCCTATATTTATGAGCTAATTGAATTATTAAAGCAGAGAAATATACATTTTGGAATTCATACAAAGGGTTTCAAACTCGATCAAAAACTTAGTCGTTTATTAAATTCTGGAATGACTGAAGGTAATTTTATTACGTTCAGTCTCGATTCTGCAAATAGTGAAATATATAACTTATTACATGGTGTGAAAAAAGGCGAAGAAGTTTTTGAATATGTTAAAAAGCAGATCAAAATATTAAAACATGAAAAAGAGATTATGAATTCAAAGTTAAGGATAAATTTAGGGTACTTATTGTTTAAGGAAAATTCAAAAGAAGAACATATACAAGAGTTTATAAATACATTCGAAGCATATGCAGATGTTTTGAGATTTTCAATACCTCAAGTGCCTAATCAGGCTCAACCAATTGGATACCTGTCAAACCAAGAAATATCTGAAGTGCTTGAGATGTTAAAAAAGTATGAAAAAAAGAATATAATAGTCCTAAAATTTGATTATTCTGATCATGATAAAAGTTTTAACACTTGTTGGGCACAAAGGTTTAATATCACGATAGACAAAGCTGGTAACGTTTACCCATGCCCTCAAGTAGCCACTTCAGTATATAATCATATTAGTTATGGAAATATTAAAAATCAAAATATTTGGGAGATATGGACATCCAACATTCGCGAGAATATCCTTAAAATGGATGTCGATAAAGAAATGAAGTGTCGGGTTTGTGATAGAAAAGACGAAAATATTAATATTGAGTTAGAAAAAATATTAAATCCAAATAAATATATTTAATTTAAAATGGAAACTGATAAAATATTCAGTACGGATAGTTGTCTTATAGCTATCATTTTAAGAAATGATTTTAGTAAAAGTGGATTAAGTTTTATTACTGATAGTAATCACGAGTTGCAACTAGCCTTTATTGACAACCCTGCTGGACATGTAGTTAGTAAACATTACCATCCTAAATATGATCGAATAATCTCCAGAACATTGGAATGTCTAATTGTTAAAAAAGGTAAAGTGGAAGTTTCATTTTATGATAACCATCAAGAATTTATCATTTCACATATTATTACTGCAGGGGATCTCATCCTTTTCATGGATGGGGGGCATAGTCTCAAGAATATTGATCGAAGTGAATTGATAGAGATAAGACAAGGGCCTTATAATCAAGAATTAGATAAAATTAAATTTTAAGGAAATTAATGGAGAAACGAAATATTTCAGTATGTGAGCCATTTTTAAATGGTAACGAAAAAAAATATATTAATGAAGCCATTGATACTAATTGGATTTCTTCCAGAGGTAAATTTGTTGACCAATTTGAAAATATTTTTGCAAAATACTGTGAAGTAAATTATGCCGTAACTGTATCCAACGGTACGAATGCAATACATTTAGCGTTAAAAGCTTTAGGGATTTCAACTGGTGACGAAATTATTATTCCCGATTTTACAATGATTTGCAGTGTTCTGCCGGTCGTTTATTTGGAAGCTATCCCTGTTTTTGTAGATGCCGAACCTGAAACATGGAATATCGATCCACAAAAAATCGAAGATAAAATTTCAGGAAAGACAAAAGCAATAATGGTGGTTCATATATATGGTCATCCGTGTGATATGAATCCCATCAGAGAGATAGCAAATAAGTATAATCTTCGGATAATTGAAGATGCTGCCGAAGCGCATGGTGCGGAATATTTTGGGAAAAAGTGTGGGAATTTAGGCGATATAGCGGCATTTAGTTTCTTCTCGAATAAAGTTGTAACTACTGGTGAGGGAGGAATGGTTACTACATCTAACGAAACGTATTTCGAAAAATCACGTTACTATAAAGATTTATGTTTTCCTCTTTCCGGAGAACGAACATATTTCCATGAAGATATAGGATTTCAATACAGATTATCAAACATGCAAGCTGCTATTGGCGTTGCCCAAATGGAAAAGATTGACGAGTACATAACCATGAGGCGTAACAATAATAAATTATACCAAGAATTATTACACGATGTTGAGGGTATACAATTTCAACCGGAGAATCCAGGTTGTAAAAATATTTATTGGATGAATGCAATTACAATAGATAAAGATAAATTTGGATTTGCTCGTAATAATTTAATAGAACAATTACTAGATTCAGGAATTCAAACACGTAAATTCTTCTTTCCTATGCACAAACAACCTTGTCTTCAGAATTATAAGGATTATAATAATGGAGATTTCCCTGTCTCAAATTATTTGTCAGAAAATGGAATGTATCTTCCATCAAGCTCGAATTTGAAGAGAGATGAAATTGAATATATTTCAGAGAAAATAAGAAAAATTTGGAATTCAAAGTAGAATTTATATGATCGGAATTTTCCTACCCCCAGTTGCCCTTGATGTAAGTAAAATTAAATATGCAGTAAAGCTTGTTAAAGCTTTTGACAAGCCTGAGTATGTTGGGAGGGCTATCGCATTTGTATATAAAGAAAACATGGAATTAATTAACTCTCACATTCAACATATACAATTAGATGTATATGGATTTAATAGATTTAATAGATCGATATTTTTAAATAAATATATAAAAAAAGCATTTTCCATATTGAATATGCCTATACAGCCGGACTTTGAGCTGGCAATAAAAAAATATCATATTAAATTTGGAATATTTCCGACACCGAATAAAGAAATAATAAGATGCAGTATTCCATACGCCGCAGCTTTTCAATCACTAGGTCATAGGTTAAACCCTGAGCTTCCTGAGACTACAGGAGATGGGCTATGGAAATCGAGAGAGGATGTCTCATCAATTGTATGTAAAAATGCCGATCTGATTTTTATAGATTCTGAGATTGGGAGTGATTACTTAAAATTTTATTACGAACCCAAGGGCGAAATTATTGTCATCCCACATGACGTTCCTGATGAGCTCAATGTAGCCGTGGACGAAAAAAAACAGAAGAAGATTCTTAAAAAATTTAATGTGACAAAGCCGTTTTTATTTTACCCAGCACAATTTTGGCCTCACAAGAACCACATCAGAATATTTGAAGCGATTAAATATCTGCAAAGAAAAGGAATCGATATCCAATTGGTATTTACTGCATCTAGTCAATCAATAAGAAAAAAATACGATATCGAATATAGATTAAAAAGAATTGCAAGAGATTCAAGTATGGAGGATAATATTATCATAACCGGTTATTTAAATGCGGAAGAGATTTTTACTTTTTACAAGAATGCATTGGCAATGATAATGCCGCAATTAATTCCCGAACCTTGTATTCCATTCATAGAATGCATGGGGTTAGGTTGTCCTATAATTGGCTCCGATATACCAGGTATCAAAGAACAAATAAATAACTGCGGAGTTTTGGTAAATCCTTACATAATCGAATCAATTGCAAACGGAATAAAAGAACTTTACAACAATGAATCGAAGCGCAAACTATATATTCAAAAAGGAATTACTAATTATAAAAGTAGTTTACAAAATATTGCCGACTCTTTTTCTTCCATCGAGACGAAAATCAACTCATATTTATAGTCTTCTGGTTTGGATGTATTACATAATTCTAAAATTTTCTTTTAAAACAATCGTTTAGCACCCCAATCTCCATGAAATTATTAAAAACTTTGCCCCCAATATTATTAATAGTAATTCCATTTTTTTGGGAAGCGATGAATATAAAATTAATAGGTAATGAAGATGCTACTTTGGGTAACCTTGCTGTTACTTATACCTGTTTAGTTTTTTTCTTGATTATATTCATTCTAAATTATAAATCTAATAACAATTATTTTTTTACCAGGCTCAGGCCACTTTTAATTTTTAATATTGTTCTAGTAGTAATTTATTCATTACAAATTGTTTTTTCATTAAGCCAGGTTTTGGCGACATTGAGTATTATAAAAAGCTATTTATTTTCTCTTGCACTCCTTTTGTATTTTTCTACTTATTCAATAGAGAAAAAAAAAATTGGAATAAAATATATTTTATTGGCTGTTGTTCCACTATTTATAATTCAATTGGCTCTTTCATCTTGGGAGTCTCATAAAGGTGTTTATATTTTCGGGGATAATGATTGGGTCAATCAACTTTATATAGGGCTAAAAATTGAATCTAGACTAATCTTTTCAATTGTTACGAAAAACTTATTTATTGGCCAATATTTTACGTTACCTTTTTCTGGTTTATTGGGTCAGTGGAATTATTGGGGTACACAATTACCAATTTATAATTTGATATTTTGGTTTTTATTTCTTGTTTATAAGAAAAAAATAGTTGCTCTATTTTTAATTTTAACGCTCATTTCTTCTATATTAAATACTTCAAGGTTTGGTCTTATCGCAATAATAATAACAGATTTAATTCTGTATCTGAAATTCGGGAATAAATCTAAATGGGTATTAGCTATAGGAATGATCATTTTTCTGGGAATAATTTA
The sequence above is drawn from the Ignavibacteriales bacterium genome and encodes:
- a CDS encoding radical SAM protein, which encodes MFKYNYVADLIDRLVKNVDYPMQVEFHPGPDCGFIHCRYCYGKLQKANEGLLTIEDYSKLLDDLKGRTNLIDISGITTDPISYPYIYELIELLKQRNIHFGIHTKGFKLDQKLSRLLNSGMTEGNFITFSLDSANSEIYNLLHGVKKGEEVFEYVKKQIKILKHEKEIMNSKLRINLGYLLFKENSKEEHIQEFINTFEAYADVLRFSIPQVPNQAQPIGYLSNQEISEVLEMLKKYEKKNIIVLKFDYSDHDKSFNTCWAQRFNITIDKAGNVYPCPQVATSVYNHISYGNIKNQNIWEIWTSNIRENILKMDVDKEMKCRVCDRKDENINIELEKILNPNKYI
- a CDS encoding glycosyltransferase — encoded protein: MIGIFLPPVALDVSKIKYAVKLVKAFDKPEYVGRAIAFVYKENMELINSHIQHIQLDVYGFNRFNRSIFLNKYIKKAFSILNMPIQPDFELAIKKYHIKFGIFPTPNKEIIRCSIPYAAAFQSLGHRLNPELPETTGDGLWKSREDVSSIVCKNADLIFIDSEIGSDYLKFYYEPKGEIIVIPHDVPDELNVAVDEKKQKKILKKFNVTKPFLFYPAQFWPHKNHIRIFEAIKYLQRKGIDIQLVFTASSQSIRKKYDIEYRLKRIARDSSMEDNIIITGYLNAEEIFTFYKNALAMIMPQLIPEPCIPFIECMGLGCPIIGSDIPGIKEQINNCGVLVNPYIIESIANGIKELYNNESKRKLYIQKGITNYKSSLQNIADSFSSIETKINSYL
- a CDS encoding DegT/DnrJ/EryC1/StrS family aminotransferase; translated protein: MEKRNISVCEPFLNGNEKKYINEAIDTNWISSRGKFVDQFENIFAKYCEVNYAVTVSNGTNAIHLALKALGISTGDEIIIPDFTMICSVLPVVYLEAIPVFVDAEPETWNIDPQKIEDKISGKTKAIMVVHIYGHPCDMNPIREIANKYNLRIIEDAAEAHGAEYFGKKCGNLGDIAAFSFFSNKVVTTGEGGMVTTSNETYFEKSRYYKDLCFPLSGERTYFHEDIGFQYRLSNMQAAIGVAQMEKIDEYITMRRNNNKLYQELLHDVEGIQFQPENPGCKNIYWMNAITIDKDKFGFARNNLIEQLLDSGIQTRKFFFPMHKQPCLQNYKDYNNGDFPVSNYLSENGMYLPSSSNLKRDEIEYISEKIRKIWNSK